A window of [Clostridium] innocuum genomic DNA:
ATTTTCTTCTGTTTCCGCCAGGGTGTTCTCCATCTGTTCCAAAGAGGTCAATCCCTGCACATTGGACAACACCGGTGCCTGCATACGCTCATAGTGATCAAAGATGCCGAAGCACAGGGAAAGCAGCAGAAGCGGTATAAAGAATATGGCACACAGCGCCGCAAGATTGGTGCGTATTTTCTGGTGCAGATAACAAATGCGTTTGCGTGGCTGTGACAGCAGTGTTTTGATAACCCCGCTATCCCGGTCCTCATGAATGGAGTCAAAGCACAGAAGCGTGATCAATATAACCGGCAGTATCGGAAACAGGGAGCGCATGAACTGTACGATCAGCGTAGCGCTGTCCGTTGTGGAATAGGTCAAAGTGGCAATCCCCTGCTTTTCCAGCTGATCATAAAACCGGGCGGTGAACTGATAATACGGAAACATCTGAGTTTCATCATTGTCCATGTAGCTGTTCGCCCAATCCTCTGATATTTCACGATCGGAAAATTCCGGAAGCTTTCGTTCCTTGCGCAATGCCTCCAGCGTATCCTCCTTCGTTACATATTCACGATAATACAAATCGAAGTTCCGTGTAGCATACAGAGCGGAAACACGTCTTGCATGCAGCAGATTCACTTCGGCATAATTTTTATTCACAGCCCTCCAGTCCTTATTCTGGATGGCTGATTTTAAGCGCTCACTCTTCTGTGTCAGGGTTTTGAAATACGCGGCATTGTCATCCGTCATCAGCATGAACAGCTGATGCTTCACTTTGTTCTCCGCCTCCAGTGCATCAGCGTAGAGCGCTCTGTGCTCGGTTGCTGCCTTCTCATTCAAATCCACTGCGCTCAGCACACCGCACAGCAGGACACAGACCATGGCAATCCACAGCTTTCTCTTACGCAGCAGTTTTTTTATTTCCAGCATCATCGCATACCTCCTTCCAGGTCGGATCGGTTAATCACGTGTATGGTCCCGACAAATAAAAGCGGCAGCCACAGCGCACACATCATCATACACAGGGTACTGTTCGCTGCATATTCCTGTGCAGCAATTTCCAGCGGATGCAGATAGAAAAACGGAATCCAGGAAAACAGAGGGGACGAATTTCCAAAGATACGCATCATGAAATATATCACAAGCAAAAGGGAGCCGATACACAGCAGCGTATTGGACACCGTCTTCTGCCAAGATGCCAGCCATGCTGCCGCACAATATAGCACAAAACCACAAGCATGGAAAGCGGCACCGCTTTGATCATTAAGGATGACCAGGTACTCACCTCATACGAGCGAACGATGTATGGGTATTGCATGCTTCCCAGTCCATGCTGCAGAAGGGGCAGGATGGAAAACAGCAGCAGAGCAATCGTAAAGGAAAGCAGAATTACAAAGGATGCTGTCAGCAGTTTGGCAATCAGCAGAGTACCTCTGGAGATTGG
This region includes:
- a CDS encoding ABC transporter permease subunit, encoding MLEIKKLLRKRKLWIAMVCVLLCGVLSAVDLNEKAATEHRALYADALEAENKVKHQLFMLMTDDNAAYFKTLTQKSERLKSAIQNKDWRAVNKNYAEVNLLHARRVSALYATRNFDLYYREYVTKEDTLEALRKERKLPEFSDREISEDWANSYMDNDETQMFPYYQFTARFYDQLEKQGIATLTYSTTDSATLIVQFMRSLFPILPVILITLLCFDSIHEDRDSGVIKTLLSQPRKRICYLHQKIRTNLAALCAIFFIPLLLLSLCFGIFDHYERMQAPVLSNVQGLTSLEQMENTLAETEENNAMTYTLGITRYFSIPYQTQSPNSKFDFLPMWQFTGWCVLMALLVILFCMLLNMLFNAICRNKMTSLVLTLAILLLGMGIAQPANTETWYAWLPFTYFNPVDILSGYTSYTYLNGILTLGISCGLLYVATRWIFRKKDAA